A single region of the Tursiops truncatus isolate mTurTru1 chromosome 18, mTurTru1.mat.Y, whole genome shotgun sequence genome encodes:
- the ZIC5 gene encoding zinc finger protein ZIC 5, with protein METPLSKRNPPALRLADLATAQARPLQNMTGFPALASAAAHSQLRAAAAHLRPRDLGADPGVAITPLGPEHMAQASAFGLSPPSQALPAQPEAPAAAARAAASVSHPGAGTYPGGGGSGSVQSSAPAPPPPAPPLPPSLSPPPPPLGLSGYTTTNSGGGGSSGKGHSRDFVLRRDLSATAPAAAMHGAPLGGEQRSGTGSPQHSAPPPHSAGMFISASGTYAGPDGSGGRGPALFPSLHDTPGGPGGHPHPLNGQMRLGLAAAAAAAAAELYGRGEPPFAPRSGDAHYGAVAAAAAAALHGYGAVNLNLNLAAAAAAAAAGPGPHLQHHAPPPAPPPPPAPAQHPHQHHPHLPGAAGAFLRYMRQPIKQELICKWIDPEELAGPPPPPPPAGGAKPCSKTFGTMHELVNHVTVEHVGGPEQSSHVCFWEDCPREGKPFKAKYKLINHIRVHTGEKPFPCPFPGCGKVFARSENLKIHKRTHTGEKPFKCEFDGCDRKFANSSDRKKHSHVHTSDKPYYCKIRGCDKSYTHPSSLRKHMKIHCKSPPPSPGPLGYSSVGTPVGAPLSPVLDPTRSRSSTLSPQVTNLNEWYVCQPSGVPSHLHTPSSSGTTSESDDEEMYRNSEGVRTIH; from the exons ATGGAGACCCCTTTGAGCAAGAGGAACCCGCCAGCGCTGAGATTAGCGGATTTGGCAACAGCTCAGGCCAGGCCACTTCAGAATATGACAGGCTTCCCGGCGCTGGCCAGCGCGGCCGCCCACTCCCAACTCCGCGCCGCAGCCGCGCACCTCCGCCCTCGGGACCTGGGCGCTGACCCCGGCGTGGCCATCACTCCGCTCGGACCCGAGCACATGGCCCAGGCGAGCGCGTTCGGCCTCAGCCCTCCCTCCCAGGCGCTCCCGGCACAGCCCGAGGCCCCAGCGGCCGCCGCCCGCGCTGCAGCCTCGGTCTCGCACCCGGGCGCCGGCACCTACCCTGGCGGCGGGGGCAGCGGTAGCGTGCAGTCCTCCgcgcccgcgcccccgcccccagcccctcctcttcctccctccctttcaccccctccccctcctcttggCCTCTCGGGCTACACCACCACCAAcagtggcggcggcggcagcagcggcaaAGGCCACAGCAGGGACTTCGTCCTCCGGAGGGACCTTTCCGCCACGGCCCCCGCGGCGGCCATGCACGGGGCCCCGCTCGGAGGGGAGCAGCGGTCCGGCACCGGCTCCCCCCAGCACTCGGCCCCGCCTCCCCACTCGGCCGGCATGTTCATCTCGGCCAGCGGCACCTACGCTGGCCCGGACGGCAGCGGCGGCAGGGGCCCGGCGCTCTTTCCCTCGCTGCACGACACGCCGGGAGGCCCCGGCGGCCACCCGCACCCGCTCAACGGCCAGATGCGCCTGGGGCtggcggcagcggcggcagccGCGGCGGCTGAACTGTACGGCCGCGGGGAGCCGCCCTTCGCGCCGCGCTCGGGGGATGCGCACTACGGTGCGGTGGCGGCCGCTGCAGCCGCCGCCCTGCATGGCTACGGAGCCGTGAACTTAAACCTGAACCtggcggcggcggctgctgccGCGGCGGCCGGACCCGGGCCCCACCTGCAACACCACGCGCCGCCCCCggcgccgccaccgccgcccGCGCCCGCGCAGCACCCGCACCAgcaccacccccacctcccaggggCGGCCGGGGCCTTCCTGCGCTACATGCGGCAGCCAATCAAGCAGGAGCTCATCTGCAAGTGGATCGACCCCGAGGAGCTGGccgggccgccgccgcccccgcccccggccggcGGCGCCAAGCCCTGCTCCAAAACTTTCGGCACCATGCACGAGCTAGTGAACCACGTCACGGTGGAGCACGTGGGCGGCCCCGAGCAAAGCAGCCACGTCTGCTTCTGGGAGGACTGTCCGCGCGAGGGCAAGCCCTTCAAGGCCAAATACAAGCTCATCAACCACATCCGCGTGCACACCGGCGAGAAGCcctttccctgccccttcccGGGCTGCGGCAAGGTCTTCGCGCGCTCCGAGAACCTCAAGATCCACAAGCGCACTCATACAG GAGAAAAGCCTTTCAAATGTGAATTTGATGGCTGTGACAGGAAGTTTGCCAACAGCAGTGACCGAAAGAAACATTCCCACGTCCACACCAGCGACAAGCCCTACTACTGCAAGATCCGAGGCTGTGACAAATCCTACACCCACCCGAGCTCGCTGAGGAAGCACATGAAGATTCACTGCAAGTCCCCACCACCCTCTCCAGGACCCCTGGGCTACTCATCGGTGGGGACTCCAGTGGGTGCCCCCTTGTCCCCTGTGCTGGACCCAACCAGGAGTCGCTCGAGCACTCTGTCCCCTCAGGTGACCAACCTCAATGAGTGGTACGTTTGCCAGCCCAGTGGGGTCCCCAGTCAcctccacaccccttccagcaGTGGAACCACTTCTGAGTCTGACGACGAGGAGATGTACCGGAACTCTGAAGGCGTGCGGACCATACATTAG